One window of Medicago truncatula cultivar Jemalong A17 chromosome 2, MtrunA17r5.0-ANR, whole genome shotgun sequence genomic DNA carries:
- the LOC112419300 gene encoding protein FAR1-RELATED SEQUENCE 4: MDSSIIMANTIQDPNNEMEFESHEAAYSFYKEYAKSAGFGTAKLSSRRSRASKEFIDAKFSCIRYGNKQQSDDAINPRPSPKIGCKASMHVKRRQDGKWYVYSFVKQHNHELLPAQAHFFRSHRNNDPLSNDVRMRRRKNSTAGGGKLFSAYQNIDCLENLMNRQQDKGRSLVLEPGNAQLLLELFMHMQEENPKFFYAIDLNEEHRLRNVFWVDSKGLEDFGYFSDVVSFDTAYFTSKYKIPLVLFVGVNHHVQPTLLGCALIADETVFTFAWLLQTWFVAMGERAPQVILTDQNDAIKAAVAAVFPGTRHCFCLWHVLEKIPKQLEFLSTWHDSFMEKFNKCIYQSWTEEQFEKRWWKLVDRFKLRDVKWVQTLYDDRACWVPTFMKDISLAGLSTGSRFESLNSIFDKYIQVDTSLRQFIDQYQLILEDRDEEEAKANFDAWHETPELKSPSPFEKQLLLVYTHEIYQKFQFEVLGASACHLKKENDGVITTYDVKDFENNQNYMVEWNTSNSDICCSCHLFEYKGYLCRHAIVVLQMSGVFSIPPKYILKRWTNVALSRYPIGENLEEVQSKVRRLNDLCRRAIILGEEGSLSQESYYMALGSLSEALKQCANLNNSVDNSALATHISCNGEEGYQSITPSNDKVSDPKLNTSKKAARTGVAGRSPGGVEGKGKVPQLGAVSGSNDGFQQLEHTDIRSHNVMPMQFNSMVPAAMFNNVSSPFHTATSTHLHDNHLPP; this comes from the exons ATGGATTCTTCTATTATTATGGCTAACACAATTCAAGACCCTAATAATGAAATGGAATTTGAATCACATGAAGCTGCGTATTCATTTTACAAAGAATATGCAAAATCAGCAGGGTTTGGTACTGCTAAGTTAAGTAGCCGCCGATCTAGGGCATCGAAAGAATTCATCGATGCGAAATTTTCGTGTATTAGATATGGTAATAAACAGCAATCCGATGACGCGATTAATCCGCGTCCTTCCCCGAAAATCGGTTGTAAAGCAAGTATGCATGTAAAGAGAAGACAGGATGGTAAATGGTATGTTTATAGTTTTGTTAAGCAGCATAATCATGAGCTTTTACCTGCTCAAGCTCATTTTTTTCGGAGTCATAGGAATAATGATCCGTTAAGTAATGATGTTAGGATGAGACGGAGGAAGAATTCGACTGCAGGTGGTGGTAAGTTGTTTAGCGCGTATCAGAATATTGATTGTTTGGAGAATTTGATGAATCGTCAACAAGATAAAGGTCGGAGTTTGGTTTTAGAACCGGGGAATGCTCAATTGCTTCTTGaattgtttatgcatatgcaggAAGAGAATCCGAAATTCTTTTATGCCATTGATTTGAATGAAGAGCATCGACTTAGAAATGTGTTTTGGGTTGATTCTAAAGGGTTGGAagattttggttatttttctGATGTTGTTTCTTTTGACACAGCGTATTTCACAAGCAAGTATAAGATACCGTTGGTGCTTTTTGTTGGAGTTAACCATCATGTTCAACCAACATTGCTTGGATGTGCATTGATAGCTGATGAGACTGTGTTTACCTTTGCATGGTTATTGCAAACATGGTTTGTAGCAATGGGGGAACGTGCTCCGCAAGTGATTCTAACTGACCAAAATGATGCTATTAAAGCTGCTGTTGCTGCTGTTTTTCCTGGAACGCgtcattgtttttgtttgtggCATGTTTTGGAAAAGATACCGAAACAACTTGAGTTCTTAAGTACATGGCATGATAGCTTTATGGAAAAGTTCAACAAGTGTATATATCAATCATGGACAGAAGAGCAATTTGAAAAGAGATGGTGGAAGCTGGTTGATAGGTTTAAACTTAGAGATGTTAAGTGGGTTCAAACCTTGTATGATGATCGTGCATGTTGGGTGCCAACGTTTATGAAGGATATTTCTCTTGCTGGCTTGTCTACTGGCTCGCGCTTTGAAAGTTTAAATtctatttttgacaaatatatcCAAGTTGATACTTCATTAAGACAATTTATAGATCAGTACCAACTGATTCTTGAAGATAGAGATGAAGAGGAAGCCAAAGCAAATTTTGATGCCTGGCATGAAACACCTGAATTAAAGTCACCTTCCCCTTTCGAAAAACAACTGTTGTTAGTTTATACTCATGAAATCTATCAAAAGTTTCAGTTCGAGGTTTTGGGTGCTTCTGCTTGCCatctaaagaaagaaaatgatggTGTGATTACTACTTATGATGTGAAAGACTTCGAAAATAATCAGAACTACATGGTAGAATGGAACACATCAAACTCGGATATATGTTGTTCCTGTCACTTGTTTGAATATAAAGGTTACCTATGTAGACATGCAATTGTTGTTCTACAAATGTCTGGTGTTTTTAGCATCCCGCCAAAGTATATATTGAAAAGATGGACAAATGTTGCTTTAAGTAGGTATCCTATTGGTGAAAACTTGGAAGAGGTTCAATCCAAGGTCCGGagattaaatgatttatgtagACGAGCCATAATATTGGGTGAAGAAGGTTCTTTATCCCAAGAAAGTTACTATATGGCTTTAGGTTCCTTAAGTGAAGCTCTAAAGCAATGTGCAAATTTGAACAACTCTGTTGACAATTCAGCCTTGGCTACCCATATTAGTTGCAATGGTGAAGAAGGGTATCAATCTATTACACCATCTAATGATAAGGTCTCCGATCCGAAATTGAATACGAGTAAGAAGGCTGCAAGGACTGGTGTAGCTGGTAGGAGTCCAGGAGGTGTTGAAGGAAAGGGAAAG GTGCCTCAGCTTGGAGCAGTAAGTGGTAGTAACGATGGCTTTCAACAATTG